One window from the genome of Malus domestica chromosome 01, GDT2T_hap1 encodes:
- the LOC103421923 gene encoding caffeic acid 3-O-methyltransferase 1-like (The RefSeq protein has 3 substitutions compared to this genomic sequence), whose translation MALQLEEEENFCYAMQLVFSSVLSMSMQSAIELGIFDIIAKAGPGAKLSSSEIAAHIGSGTRNSEAPMMLDRILRLLASHSILSCSAVANEEDGSDSQRLYSLGPVSNYFVTNEDGVSLGPLMALIQDKVFLDSWSQLKDAVVEGGIPFNKVHGTHAFEYPGLDPRFNQVFNTAMFNHTTIVMKKILHLYKGFEKLTQLVDVGGGLGVTLSLITSKHPHIKGINYDLPHVVKHAPSYPGVEHVGGDMFASVPSGDAIFMKWILHDWSDQHCLKLLKNCYNAIPEDGKVIIVEALLPVMSETSTAVKSTSQIDVLMMTQNPGGKERSREEFMALATGAGFSGIKYECFVCNFWVMEIFK comes from the exons ATGGCCCTGCAGCTGGAAGAAGAGGAAAACTTCTGCTATGCCATGCAGCTTGTGTTTTCTTCTGTTCTGTCCATGTCTATGCAATCAGCAATCGAGCTAGGCATTTTCGACATCATAGCGAAAGCCGGTCCTGGCGCCAAACTCTCTTCATCGGAGATTGCAGCTCATATCGGCAGTGGCACCAGGAACTCTGAAGCACCGATGATGTTGGATCGTATTCTAAGGCTCCTTGCCAGTCACTCTATTCTCAGCTGCTCTGCAGTTGCTAATGAAGAAGATGGGTCTGATTCTCAGAGGCTCTACAGCCTTGGTCCTGTGTCCAACTACTTTGTGACTAATGAAGATGGTGTTTCTTTGGGTCCCTTGATGGCATTGATTCAAGATAAGGTCTTCCTAGACAGCTG GTCCCAACTGAAAGATGCAGTTGTTGAAGGAGGAATTCCATTTAACAAGGTCCATGGGACGCATGCTTTTGAGTATCCAGGTTTAGACGCCAGGTTTAATCAAGTTTTCAACACAGCAATGTTTAACCACACCACTATTGTCATGAAGAAGATTCTTCATCTCTACAAGGGCTTTGAGAAACTTACCCAACTTGTTGACGTTggtggtggtttgggagtgactCTTAGTCTAATCACTTCTAAACATCCCCATATTAAGGGTATCAATTACGACTTGCCACATGTCGTAAAACATGCCCCTTCATATCCTG GGGTGGAACATGTTGGAGGAGACATGTTTGCAAGTGTTCCATCTGGGGATGCCATTTTTATGAag TGGATACTTCACGATTGGAGTGACCAACATTGCCTAAAGCTGTTGAAAATTTGTTACAATGCTATTCCAGAGGATGGGAAAGTGATTATCGTGGAAGCAGTTCTTCCAGTGATGTCAGAGACTAGCACCGCCGTGAAGAGCACCTCCCAAATTGATGTGCTTATGATGACTCAAAACCCGGGAGGAAAGGAGCGGAGCCGAGAAGAGTTCATGGCTTTGGCAACTGGTGCAGGATTTAGTGGCATTAAATATGAATGTTTTGTCTGTAATTTTTGGGTGATGGAGATCTTTAAGTAA
- the LOC103421923 gene encoding caffeic acid 3-O-methyltransferase 1-like isoform X1, whose product MALQLEEEENFCYAMQLVFSSVLSMSMQSAIELGIFDIIAKAGPGAKLSSSEIAAHIGSGTRNSEAPMMLDRILRLLASHSILSCSAVANEEDGSDSQRLYSLGPVSNYFVTNEDGVSLGPLMALIQDKVFLDSWSQLKDAVVEGGIPFNKVHGTHAFEYPGLDARFNQVFNTAMFNHTTIVMKKILHLYKGFEKLTQLVDVGGGLGVTLSLITSKHPHIKGINYDLPHVVKHAPSYPGVEHVGGDMFASVPSGDAIFMKWILHDWSDQHCLKLLKICYNAIPEDGKVIIVEAVLPVMSETSTAVKSTSQIDVLMMTQNPGGKERSREEFMALATGAGFSGIKYECFVCNFWVMEIFK is encoded by the exons ATGGCCCTGCAGCTGGAAGAAGAGGAAAACTTCTGCTATGCCATGCAGCTTGTGTTTTCTTCTGTTCTGTCCATGTCTATGCAATCAGCAATCGAGCTAGGCATTTTCGACATCATAGCGAAAGCCGGTCCTGGCGCCAAACTCTCTTCATCGGAGATTGCAGCTCATATCGGCAGTGGCACCAGGAACTCTGAAGCACCGATGATGTTGGATCGTATTCTAAGGCTCCTTGCCAGTCACTCTATTCTCAGCTGCTCTGCAGTTGCTAATGAAGAAGATGGGTCTGATTCTCAGAGGCTCTACAGCCTTGGTCCTGTGTCCAACTACTTTGTGACTAATGAAGATGGTGTTTCTTTGGGTCCCTTGATGGCATTGATTCAAGATAAGGTCTTCCTAGACAGCTG GTCCCAACTGAAAGATGCAGTTGTTGAAGGAGGAATTCCATTTAACAAGGTCCATGGGACGCATGCTTTTGAGTATCCAGGTTTAGACGCCAGGTTTAATCAAGTTTTCAACACAGCAATGTTTAACCACACCACTATTGTCATGAAGAAGATTCTTCATCTCTACAAGGGCTTTGAGAAACTTACCCAACTTGTTGACGTTggtggtggtttgggagtgactCTTAGTCTAATCACTTCTAAACATCCCCATATTAAGGGTATCAATTACGACTTGCCACATGTCGTAAAACATGCCCCTTCATATCCTG GGGTGGAACATGTTGGAGGAGACATGTTTGCAAGTGTTCCATCTGGGGATGCCATTTTTATGAag TGGATACTTCACGATTGGAGTGACCAACATTGCCTAAAGCTGTTGAAAATTTGTTACAATGCTATTCCAGAGGATGGGAAAGTGATTATCGTGGAAGCAGTTCTTCCAGTGATGTCAGAGACTAGCACCGCCGTGAAGAGCACCTCCCAAATTGATGTGCTTATGATGACTCAAAACCCGGGAGGAAAGGAGCGGAGCCGAGAAGAGTTCATGGCTTTGGCAACTGGTGCAGGATTTAGTGGCATTAAATATGAATGTTTTGTCTGTAATTTTTGGGTGATGGAGATCTTTAAGTAA